The proteins below come from a single Leifsonia sp. 1010 genomic window:
- a CDS encoding MFS transporter: protein MDPRRSFALLWLSQAFSQFGTSVSSLAYPLLILQLTGSAAQAGLVGAVVAATGLLTRLPAGSVADRNPPRALMLTADGMRCAFLAALAVTVASGAAGTGLVVAIVALEVTAGAVFGPAEFRMIRAITPPSERSVAVGRMQSRSQLAGLLGPLAGGALFGVAPWLPFAVDAGSYLVSLVLILAVPSVPAPRTAAGARGGAWRWLRSDPLLLPAALWVAFLTATFSAVGLIVIVVAQDRGAGSAGIGLMSSISAAGGLVGALITPAVQRRLRPGAVFRIAATLDTAATLALLPLQSPVLIGVAGAVAFLSAPIVAASLFGEVSRRSPDELVGRVQSTVVLVVGLVAPVTPILAGLVLDRSGSVGGIIACASAFAVLTLVAVLLPAFRRRSAALDAPANT from the coding sequence ATGGACCCGCGACGCTCCTTCGCCCTGCTCTGGCTGTCGCAGGCCTTCTCGCAGTTCGGGACGAGCGTCTCCTCCCTCGCCTACCCGCTGCTCATCCTCCAGCTCACCGGATCGGCCGCTCAAGCGGGCCTGGTGGGCGCGGTCGTCGCCGCCACCGGCCTGCTGACCCGGCTCCCGGCCGGCTCGGTGGCCGACCGCAACCCGCCACGCGCGCTGATGCTGACCGCCGACGGGATGCGATGCGCGTTCCTGGCGGCGCTGGCCGTCACCGTCGCCTCGGGTGCAGCGGGAACAGGTCTCGTGGTCGCGATCGTCGCCCTCGAGGTGACCGCCGGCGCAGTGTTCGGGCCGGCGGAGTTCCGGATGATCCGGGCGATCACACCGCCCTCGGAACGCTCGGTGGCGGTGGGGCGGATGCAGTCGCGCTCGCAGCTGGCCGGGCTGCTGGGGCCGCTGGCCGGCGGGGCCCTGTTCGGCGTCGCTCCGTGGCTGCCGTTCGCGGTCGACGCCGGAAGCTATCTCGTGTCGCTCGTCCTCATCCTGGCGGTACCGTCCGTCCCCGCTCCGCGGACGGCGGCCGGCGCGCGCGGAGGCGCATGGCGCTGGCTGCGCTCGGACCCGCTCCTGCTGCCCGCGGCTCTCTGGGTCGCCTTCCTGACGGCGACGTTCTCGGCGGTGGGCCTGATCGTGATCGTGGTGGCGCAGGATCGCGGCGCGGGCAGCGCCGGCATCGGGTTGATGTCGAGCATCAGTGCGGCGGGCGGTCTGGTGGGCGCCCTGATCACCCCGGCCGTACAGCGACGGCTGCGGCCGGGCGCGGTCTTCCGGATCGCGGCGACGCTCGACACCGCAGCCACGCTCGCCCTGCTCCCGCTGCAGTCGCCCGTTCTCATCGGCGTTGCCGGTGCGGTCGCGTTCCTCTCCGCTCCGATCGTGGCGGCATCGCTGTTCGGCGAGGTCTCCCGTCGCTCCCCCGACGAGCTGGTCGGCCGCGTGCAGTCGACGGTCGTGCTGGTGGTCGGTCTGGTCGCGCCGGTCACGCCCATCCTCGCCGGTCTGGTGCTCGACCGGTCGGGGTCGGTCGGCGGCATCATCGCGTGCGCATCGGCCTTCGCCGTCCTCACGCTCGTGGCGGTCCTGCTGCCGGCGTTTCGCCGGCGGTCGGCGGCACTCGACGCCCCGGCGAACACCTGA
- a CDS encoding carbohydrate ABC transporter permease, whose translation MVVLARLGRWSRSALVWALLLALVVVVLYPLLWMVTNALKTNAELFGNPFALPTEWLWQNFAKAWNQGVGDFVLTSVSLTVLATLITELISAWAAYGLTRVNIPLNRTFTVIVLAGLMLAPTVALIPLVKLFQAWGLYDTFFGLLILYTAFRIPFTVFLMRAYMLDLPREVDEAASIDGASRAATFWRIILPMSMPIVATTIVLNVLQNWNEYLFAMIFTSGTGVQTLPVGLADMMSKNGTQYPVVFAGMVMAALPMVILFFVCQRYFVRGLAGGVGK comes from the coding sequence ATGGTAGTCCTCGCCCGTCTCGGCCGCTGGTCGCGCAGCGCCCTGGTCTGGGCTCTGCTGCTGGCCCTCGTCGTCGTGGTCCTCTACCCGCTGCTGTGGATGGTGACCAACGCTCTGAAGACCAACGCCGAGCTCTTCGGCAACCCCTTCGCGCTTCCGACCGAGTGGCTGTGGCAGAACTTCGCCAAAGCCTGGAACCAGGGCGTCGGCGACTTCGTGCTCACGAGCGTCTCGCTGACCGTGTTGGCGACCCTCATCACCGAGCTGATCAGCGCGTGGGCGGCATACGGGCTGACGCGGGTGAACATCCCGCTCAACCGCACCTTCACCGTGATCGTGCTCGCCGGTCTGATGCTGGCGCCGACGGTCGCGCTCATCCCGCTGGTGAAGCTGTTCCAGGCGTGGGGTCTGTACGACACCTTCTTCGGCCTGCTGATCCTGTACACGGCGTTCCGCATCCCGTTCACGGTCTTCCTGATGCGCGCGTACATGCTCGACCTGCCGCGCGAGGTGGATGAGGCCGCGTCGATCGACGGCGCCTCGCGGGCGGCGACGTTCTGGCGGATCATCCTCCCGATGAGCATGCCGATCGTCGCGACGACGATCGTCCTCAACGTGCTGCAGAACTGGAACGAGTACCTGTTCGCGATGATCTTCACCAGCGGGACGGGCGTGCAGACGCTTCCCGTCGGCCTCGCCGACATGATGTCGAAGAACGGCACGCAGTACCCGGTCGTGTTCGCGGGGATGGTGATGGCCGCCCTGCCGATGGTCATCCTGTTCTTCGTGTGCCAGCGCTACTTCGTGCGCGGTCTCGCCGGCGGCGTGGGCAAGTAG
- a CDS encoding helix-turn-helix transcriptional regulator, whose protein sequence is MADFTRLHSHTSDPEEADAAMAAAGGRFAFAQLPQNDFSFDVDQAIDPSFSVARYAIGGQWETSGDFDDVVIVNVKSDVYRWDIDGERGFGTRSPFLIRPGHDFTCFAEDSDVVNIFLSPQILSDVAATALGHEGPVVFGSAETRSPKHAEYMMTAATVAAEYMESGTFRHPLVRASLFHTLSLAALNCFSLSTDPREQAQTPAAQLESYRRAVGFIEDYASLPITVTDIAGAAGTTIAQLHAAFRTHAGTTAQGYLQQVRLSAAHTELQVSDPATTDLADLAGRWGFADLDRFARRYREAYGMHPAVALQD, encoded by the coding sequence ATGGCTGACTTCACGCGCCTGCACAGCCACACCTCCGATCCGGAGGAGGCGGATGCCGCGATGGCCGCCGCCGGAGGCCGCTTCGCCTTCGCGCAGCTGCCGCAGAACGACTTCTCCTTCGACGTCGACCAGGCGATCGACCCCTCGTTCTCGGTCGCGCGATACGCGATCGGCGGCCAGTGGGAGACGTCCGGTGACTTCGACGACGTCGTCATCGTGAACGTCAAGAGCGACGTGTACCGCTGGGACATCGACGGCGAGCGCGGTTTCGGCACGCGGTCGCCGTTCCTGATCCGGCCGGGCCACGACTTCACCTGCTTCGCCGAGGACAGCGACGTCGTCAACATCTTCCTGTCGCCGCAGATCCTCAGCGACGTGGCGGCCACGGCGCTCGGCCACGAGGGCCCTGTCGTGTTCGGATCGGCCGAGACGCGCAGCCCGAAGCACGCGGAGTACATGATGACGGCCGCGACGGTCGCCGCCGAATACATGGAGTCGGGCACGTTCCGGCACCCGCTGGTGCGCGCGAGTCTCTTCCACACGCTGTCGCTGGCCGCGCTGAACTGCTTCTCGCTGAGCACCGATCCCCGGGAGCAGGCGCAGACGCCCGCCGCTCAGCTGGAGTCGTACCGCCGGGCGGTCGGGTTCATCGAGGACTACGCCTCCCTTCCCATCACCGTGACGGACATCGCCGGGGCGGCCGGGACGACCATCGCGCAACTCCACGCCGCCTTCCGCACCCACGCGGGGACGACGGCCCAGGGCTACCTCCAGCAGGTGCGGCTGTCGGCGGCGCACACCGAGCTCCAGGTCTCCGACCCGGCGACCACGGATCTCGCCGACCTAGCCGGTCGCTGGGGTTTCGCCGACCTCGACCGCTTCGCCCGCCGCTACCGCGAGGCGTACGGCATGCATCCCGCCGTTGCGCTGCAGGACTGA
- a CDS encoding alpha/beta hydrolase: MTDDLTPPLPPRAVVTVDTGPQRPAPQDGDATAPVFVLVHGIGVSSRYFERLVPALAEEGRVVAVDLPGFGKAKPFRPDHGLSIAEFADSVAALLDDAGIADAVVVGHSMGTQVAVCLAVRRPDLVRGLALLGPVMAPQDRNAVKAGVLLGLDTLREDARGNRIVIGDYLHCGPAWYLATLPAMLEYRIEDELEHASVPVVVVRGARDPIARDEWVAELAKRSGGAAVRVPSVAHLVMHGAPWRTAALISQLVRVPG, encoded by the coding sequence GTGACCGACGACCTGACGCCTCCGCTCCCGCCCCGCGCCGTCGTCACGGTCGACACCGGTCCGCAGCGGCCGGCGCCGCAGGACGGCGACGCGACGGCTCCCGTCTTCGTGCTCGTGCACGGCATCGGGGTCAGCTCGCGGTACTTCGAGCGGCTGGTGCCGGCGCTCGCCGAGGAGGGCCGGGTCGTCGCCGTCGACCTGCCCGGGTTCGGCAAGGCCAAGCCGTTCCGTCCGGATCACGGGCTCTCCATCGCGGAGTTCGCGGACTCCGTCGCCGCCCTCCTCGACGACGCCGGAATCGCCGACGCCGTGGTGGTCGGCCACTCGATGGGCACCCAGGTCGCCGTCTGCCTGGCCGTCCGCCGACCGGACCTCGTGCGCGGCCTCGCCCTGCTCGGCCCGGTGATGGCACCGCAAGATCGCAACGCCGTGAAGGCCGGGGTGCTGCTCGGGCTCGACACCCTGCGGGAGGATGCACGCGGCAACCGCATCGTCATCGGCGACTACCTGCACTGCGGACCGGCCTGGTATCTCGCTACGCTGCCCGCCATGCTGGAGTACCGAATCGAAGACGAGCTGGAGCACGCGAGCGTGCCCGTCGTCGTGGTCCGCGGGGCCCGCGACCCGATCGCCCGCGACGAATGGGTCGCCGAGCTGGCGAAGCGCTCCGGCGGCGCGGCGGTGCGCGTCCCGTCCGTCGCCCACCTGGTCATGCACGGCGCGCCCTGGCGTACGGCCGCCCTCATCTCTCAGCTGGTGCGGGTGCCCGGATGA
- a CDS encoding carbohydrate ABC transporter permease, with translation MAPRAARRGSARWRGLVWLIPALAVLAVFVYWPLIQNVVFSFLKWNIYSGDQTFVGVDNYADLAQDPIFWKALGNNTWYAVLSIVFQVFGALVLAAIVESVRSERWRKAFRAIYFIPSAISLTVAGLLFYFIYQPQTGMLNVFLDNVGLGQFSQAWLGHEGTAIFAIIAMSQWQGFGYSVLLFSVALQRIPQELYEAANLDGVGPIRRFFQVSLPLVREMTGLMMIVTISGAFQVFNEVMVMTSGGPNNSSQVLGTWLYHAGFVTNDFGSAAAIGVAIFVITLLLAAAQLAYSRKRRVEW, from the coding sequence ATGGCCCCGCGGGCGGCCCGGCGGGGCTCCGCGCGCTGGCGGGGGCTGGTCTGGCTCATCCCGGCGCTGGCCGTCCTGGCCGTTTTCGTCTATTGGCCGCTGATCCAGAACGTCGTCTTCAGCTTCCTGAAGTGGAACATCTACAGCGGCGACCAGACCTTCGTCGGGGTCGACAACTACGCCGACCTCGCCCAGGACCCGATCTTCTGGAAGGCGCTCGGCAACAACACCTGGTACGCGGTGCTCTCGATCGTGTTCCAGGTGTTCGGAGCCCTCGTGCTCGCCGCGATCGTCGAGAGCGTCCGGAGTGAGCGCTGGCGCAAGGCGTTCCGGGCGATCTACTTCATCCCGTCGGCGATCTCGCTGACCGTCGCGGGCCTCCTGTTCTACTTCATCTACCAGCCGCAGACCGGCATGCTGAACGTCTTCCTCGACAACGTCGGGCTGGGGCAGTTCTCGCAGGCGTGGCTGGGGCACGAGGGAACGGCGATCTTCGCGATCATCGCGATGAGCCAGTGGCAGGGCTTCGGCTACAGCGTCCTGCTGTTCTCGGTGGCGCTCCAGCGCATCCCGCAGGAACTGTACGAGGCGGCCAACCTCGACGGCGTCGGCCCGATCCGCCGCTTCTTCCAGGTGTCGCTGCCGCTCGTGCGCGAGATGACCGGCCTGATGATGATCGTCACCATCTCGGGCGCCTTCCAGGTGTTCAACGAGGTCATGGTGATGACGAGCGGCGGTCCGAACAACTCCAGCCAGGTGCTCGGCACGTGGCTCTACCACGCGGGATTCGTCACCAACGACTTCGGTTCTGCGGCCGCGATCGGCGTGGCGATCTTCGTCATCACCCTGCTGCTGGCCGCCGCCCAGCTGGCCTACTCGCGCAAGAGGAGAGTGGAATGGTAG
- a CDS encoding MFS transporter, translating to MRTYLELVRVPGVLRVTVSQLVARFPLGMLSLAVLLHVRQASGSYALAGLVVACVSVGEAVAMPLVSRSVGVLGIRPPVLVAALLNATGMLLLAFGPPHPALMVALGVVIGASVPPLMPVVRALYPRLVPRRTVPALFALDTSAQELIWITGPVVATLLSGAVSTQAPLVLAALVTLGGTVWFLLAPHIASVRLPRSRTRPGTVLLTRSVRLAAATSFALIASFAALEIALVARFDGHGVLAGLAIAVSSLGSLIGGIAFGHRSFGTRSLAAVLGGVAVATAAAGLVPGIPLLYGVLFLSGLGFAPSLAALYAMVSSALPETATPEAFGWLNTAGLVGGATGTAVAGVLGDALGPAGPFVAATVASVVAALLPLTPGLRPAPGHNTDAH from the coding sequence GTGCGGACGTACCTGGAGCTCGTCCGCGTCCCCGGGGTCCTGCGCGTCACGGTCTCGCAGCTGGTGGCGCGCTTCCCGCTCGGGATGCTGTCGCTCGCCGTCCTGCTGCACGTGCGGCAGGCCAGCGGGTCGTACGCGCTGGCCGGCCTCGTCGTCGCCTGCGTGAGCGTCGGCGAGGCGGTGGCCATGCCGTTGGTGAGCCGGTCGGTCGGGGTGCTGGGCATCCGGCCGCCGGTGCTGGTGGCCGCCCTGCTGAACGCGACGGGGATGCTCCTGCTCGCGTTCGGGCCGCCGCATCCCGCGCTGATGGTGGCGCTCGGGGTCGTGATCGGCGCGTCCGTTCCTCCGCTTATGCCGGTGGTGCGCGCGCTGTACCCGCGGCTGGTGCCGCGCCGGACCGTCCCGGCGCTGTTCGCCCTCGACACCTCCGCGCAGGAGCTGATCTGGATCACCGGGCCGGTGGTGGCCACGCTGCTCAGCGGGGCGGTGTCGACGCAGGCGCCGCTCGTGCTCGCAGCGCTGGTGACGCTCGGGGGCACGGTGTGGTTCCTGCTCGCTCCGCACATCGCGAGCGTCCGGCTGCCGCGCAGCAGGACGCGCCCCGGCACTGTGCTGCTGACGCGGTCCGTTCGCCTGGCCGCCGCGACGAGTTTCGCGCTGATCGCGTCGTTCGCCGCGCTCGAGATCGCGCTGGTGGCGCGCTTCGATGGCCACGGCGTCCTCGCCGGGCTGGCGATCGCCGTGTCGAGCCTGGGGTCGCTGATCGGAGGGATCGCGTTCGGTCACCGGAGCTTCGGGACGCGGAGTCTGGCGGCCGTGCTCGGCGGGGTGGCCGTCGCGACGGCGGCCGCCGGGCTGGTCCCCGGCATCCCCCTGCTCTACGGCGTGCTGTTCCTCTCGGGGCTCGGCTTCGCGCCGTCGCTGGCCGCCCTCTACGCGATGGTCTCATCCGCTCTTCCGGAGACCGCGACCCCGGAGGCCTTCGGCTGGCTCAACACGGCGGGGCTGGTCGGGGGAGCGACCGGCACCGCGGTCGCGGGGGTGCTCGGGGATGCGCTCGGCCCCGCCGGCCCGTTCGTCGCGGCGACCGTCGCATCCGTGGTCGCCGCGCTGCTGCCCCTCACGCCGGGCCTGCGCCCCGCACCCGGGCACAACACTGACGCCCATTAA
- a CDS encoding ChaB family protein: protein MPASQELPSTLERSEKHAQALWSKAHDSAVEEYGEGERAHRTAFAALKHEYEKVGDHWERKAENGPSDRKAAGGRDTDAPTEEGVDANASKAHLLDIAKRLDISGRTRMTKDELIDEIKRANRRETAAKRKKG, encoded by the coding sequence ATGCCCGCATCGCAGGAGCTGCCCTCCACCCTCGAGCGTTCCGAGAAGCACGCCCAGGCCCTCTGGTCGAAGGCGCACGACTCGGCGGTCGAGGAGTACGGCGAGGGTGAACGGGCGCACCGCACCGCCTTCGCTGCACTCAAGCACGAGTACGAGAAGGTCGGCGACCACTGGGAGCGCAAGGCCGAGAACGGGCCGTCGGACCGGAAGGCGGCAGGCGGCCGCGACACGGACGCACCGACCGAGGAGGGCGTGGACGCGAACGCGTCGAAGGCCCACCTGCTCGACATCGCCAAGCGCCTCGACATCTCCGGCCGCACGCGCATGACGAAGGACGAGCTGATCGACGAGATCAAGCGCGCCAATCGCCGCGAGACGGCGGCCAAACGAAAGAAGGGCTAG
- a CDS encoding manganese catalase family protein encodes MFFHRQEMQHTAKPDKPDAVYARKLQEVLGGQYGEITVAMQYGFQAWNAHIPGKYRDLLYGIGAEEFGHVEMLAVMIAQLLEKSPLGITEDAVQDDPVVAAVVGGTDVQHAIVAGAGARPVDSNGNPWQGSYITASGNLLADFTANANAEMQGRLQVARLYHMTDDAGVRDLLSFLLARDTMHQNQWIAAAAELREEGAEDLPVPSNFPLNKEDRDVAYQYINFSDGAAAAEGRWASGPTPDGKGEFTYLDGPQATVPMPPPTHPDSRFYGTTELPNTVEKVAGAVQDKLNKE; translated from the coding sequence ATGTTCTTCCACCGTCAGGAGATGCAGCACACCGCGAAGCCGGACAAGCCGGACGCCGTCTACGCCAGGAAGCTCCAGGAGGTGCTCGGCGGCCAGTACGGCGAGATCACCGTCGCCATGCAGTACGGGTTCCAAGCCTGGAACGCGCACATCCCGGGCAAGTACCGCGACCTCCTCTACGGCATCGGCGCGGAGGAGTTCGGCCACGTCGAAATGCTCGCCGTGATGATCGCGCAGCTGCTGGAGAAGTCGCCGCTCGGGATCACGGAGGACGCTGTGCAGGACGACCCGGTCGTCGCAGCGGTGGTCGGCGGCACGGATGTGCAGCACGCCATCGTCGCAGGCGCCGGAGCCCGCCCGGTGGACAGCAACGGCAACCCGTGGCAGGGCAGCTACATCACCGCGAGCGGCAACCTCCTCGCCGACTTTACCGCCAACGCGAACGCCGAGATGCAGGGTCGGCTCCAGGTCGCCCGGCTCTACCACATGACCGACGACGCGGGCGTCCGCGATCTGCTCTCGTTCCTGCTCGCACGCGACACCATGCACCAGAACCAGTGGATCGCCGCTGCCGCCGAGCTGCGCGAGGAAGGCGCGGAGGACCTCCCGGTTCCGAGCAACTTCCCGCTCAACAAGGAAGACCGCGACGTGGCCTATCAGTACATCAACTTCTCCGATGGTGCGGCTGCCGCAGAGGGCCGCTGGGCGAGCGGACCCACGCCAGATGGCAAGGGCGAGTTCACGTACCTCGACGGGCCGCAGGCGACGGTCCCGATGCCGCCGCCCACCCACCCCGACTCCCGGTTCTACGGCACGACGGAGCTGCCGAACACCGTGGAGAAGGTGGCGGGGGCCGTTCAGGACAAGCTCAACAAGGAGTGA
- a CDS encoding zinc-dependent alcohol dehydrogenase: MKAIVWHGVGDIRLDDVADPTIQEPTDAIVRITTSAICGTDLHMVRGTMSGMVPGTVLGHEAVGVVEEVGDAVRGFSPGDRVIVCSTISCGVCPQCRAGNTAQCDVANPNGPAAGTSFFGGPETTGPVNGLQAQYARVPWAQHTLIPLPAAVSDEQAILLSDIFPTAWFGAQLAGVKRGDTVAVFGAGIVGQLAIASAFRQGAGRVFAVDGIQTRLAQALEQNAEIIDFNSETPVDAILELTRGAGVDAVIDAVGVDAQRPKSGPAAEQGQEQASEFEEAQQEVAPETNPQGDLWVPGDAPTLVSQWAVESVAKAGRIGIIGVYSPQLTHYPIGAAMNKNLTVRMGNCNHRAVTPPLIDLVAAGLFDPTRFITQEVGVVDALEAYESFDRREEGWLKTVLEPSA, translated from the coding sequence ATGAAGGCGATCGTGTGGCACGGAGTGGGCGACATCAGGCTCGACGACGTAGCCGACCCGACCATCCAAGAACCCACGGATGCGATCGTGCGCATCACGACCAGTGCGATCTGCGGCACCGACCTGCACATGGTGCGCGGAACGATGTCCGGCATGGTTCCGGGCACGGTGCTCGGTCACGAGGCCGTCGGCGTGGTCGAGGAGGTGGGGGATGCGGTGCGCGGCTTCTCGCCCGGCGACCGCGTGATCGTCTGCTCCACCATCTCGTGCGGCGTCTGCCCGCAGTGCCGCGCCGGGAACACCGCCCAGTGCGACGTCGCCAACCCGAACGGCCCCGCGGCCGGGACCTCCTTCTTCGGCGGACCGGAGACGACGGGCCCGGTGAACGGGCTGCAGGCGCAGTACGCCCGGGTGCCCTGGGCGCAGCACACCCTCATCCCCCTTCCGGCGGCGGTCAGCGACGAGCAGGCCATCCTGCTCTCCGACATCTTCCCCACGGCGTGGTTCGGCGCGCAGCTCGCCGGCGTCAAGCGCGGCGACACCGTCGCGGTCTTCGGTGCGGGCATCGTCGGTCAGCTCGCCATCGCCTCGGCCTTCCGGCAGGGCGCCGGCCGGGTGTTCGCCGTCGACGGCATCCAGACCCGGCTCGCGCAGGCTCTGGAGCAGAACGCCGAGATCATCGACTTCAACTCCGAGACGCCGGTCGACGCGATCCTCGAGCTGACCCGCGGGGCGGGCGTCGACGCGGTGATCGACGCCGTCGGGGTGGATGCGCAGCGCCCGAAGAGCGGCCCGGCCGCCGAGCAGGGGCAGGAGCAGGCGTCGGAGTTCGAGGAGGCGCAGCAGGAGGTCGCGCCGGAGACGAACCCCCAGGGCGACCTCTGGGTGCCGGGCGACGCCCCGACCCTGGTCTCGCAGTGGGCGGTCGAGTCGGTCGCGAAGGCCGGGCGGATCGGCATCATCGGCGTCTACTCGCCGCAGTTGACGCACTACCCGATCGGCGCCGCGATGAACAAGAACCTCACCGTGCGGATGGGCAACTGCAACCACCGCGCGGTCACGCCACCGCTCATCGACCTCGTCGCGGCCGGCCTGTTCGACCCGACGCGGTTCATCACGCAGGAGGTCGGCGTTGTCGATGCGCTGGAGGCCTACGAGAGTTTCGACCGCCGCGAGGAGGGCTGGCTCAAGACGGTGCTCGAGCCGTCGGCGTGA
- a CDS encoding ornithine decarboxylase: MDHNDAPVLDALVDYHRLDRYGFTPPGHRQGRGADERVSAVLGGALRQDVLATAGLDDRKASNGYLSRAEELMADAVGADRAFFSTCGSSLSVKAAMLAVTRGEGEIIVGRDAHKSTVAGLVLSGLQPRWVPTRYDEEQHIAHPPGPEEFERMWQRYPDASAALVTSPTPYGTCADLQAIVEVCHSRGKPVIVDEAWGAHLPFHDDLPTWAMDAGADICVVSVHKMGIGFEQGSVYHLQGSLVDPIRLQQCADVLATTSSNVLLYAAIDGWRRQMVQHGTRLLDDALTLADRTRKAIERIPGLHVLRDELIAQEASHDFDPLHVLIDVQQLGVSGYQVADWLRAEHRIDVGINDHRRVEATLSIADDEETTARLLEALEQLSEAAEEMPEPTPVTLPSSRDLEPMMAALPRDAFFGPVEVVSADQAAGRVAAEQVTPYPPGIPAILPGEVINPVVLEYLRTGLAAGMVIPDAADPSLETFRVARSLPHAE; the protein is encoded by the coding sequence ATGGATCACAACGACGCACCGGTCCTCGATGCCCTGGTCGACTACCACCGCCTCGACCGCTACGGCTTCACCCCTCCCGGGCACCGGCAGGGGCGCGGCGCCGACGAGCGGGTCAGCGCCGTGCTCGGCGGAGCGCTCCGCCAGGATGTCCTCGCCACCGCCGGGCTCGACGACCGGAAGGCGTCCAACGGCTACCTCTCACGCGCAGAGGAGCTGATGGCGGACGCGGTCGGGGCCGACCGCGCGTTCTTCTCGACCTGCGGCTCCTCGTTGTCGGTGAAGGCGGCGATGCTCGCGGTCACGCGGGGTGAGGGCGAGATCATCGTCGGGCGCGACGCCCACAAGTCCACCGTCGCCGGCCTCGTGCTCTCTGGACTCCAGCCGCGCTGGGTGCCCACCCGCTACGACGAGGAGCAGCACATCGCACACCCGCCGGGGCCGGAGGAGTTCGAGCGGATGTGGCAGCGCTATCCCGACGCGTCCGCGGCGCTCGTCACCAGCCCGACGCCGTACGGCACCTGCGCCGACCTGCAGGCGATCGTCGAGGTGTGCCACTCGCGAGGCAAGCCGGTCATCGTCGACGAGGCGTGGGGCGCGCATCTGCCGTTCCATGACGACCTGCCCACCTGGGCGATGGATGCGGGGGCCGACATCTGTGTGGTCAGCGTCCACAAGATGGGCATCGGGTTCGAGCAGGGGTCCGTCTATCACCTGCAGGGATCGCTGGTAGACCCGATCCGGCTGCAGCAGTGCGCGGACGTGCTCGCGACCACGAGCTCCAACGTCCTGCTCTACGCGGCGATCGACGGCTGGCGGCGGCAGATGGTCCAGCACGGGACCCGGCTGCTCGATGACGCACTCACGCTGGCAGACCGCACCAGGAAGGCGATCGAACGCATCCCCGGCCTGCACGTGCTCCGCGACGAGCTCATCGCCCAGGAGGCTTCACACGATTTCGACCCGCTGCACGTGCTGATCGACGTGCAGCAGCTCGGGGTGTCCGGCTACCAGGTGGCCGACTGGCTGCGCGCCGAGCACCGCATCGACGTCGGGATCAACGACCACCGGCGCGTCGAGGCGACGCTGTCGATCGCGGACGATGAGGAGACCACGGCCCGGCTGCTGGAGGCGCTGGAGCAACTCTCAGAGGCAGCCGAGGAGATGCCGGAGCCGACGCCCGTCACCCTCCCGTCGTCACGCGACCTGGAGCCGATGATGGCGGCTCTCCCGCGCGACGCGTTCTTCGGCCCGGTGGAGGTGGTCTCCGCCGACCAGGCTGCGGGCCGCGTGGCCGCCGAGCAGGTGACGCCGTATCCGCCGGGGATCCCCGCGATCCTTCCCGGCGAAGTCATCAACCCCGTCGTGCTCGAATACCTTCGCACCGGGCTCGCGGCCGGGATGGTCATCCCCGATGCGGCAGACCCGAGCCTCGAGACGTTCCGAGTGGCCCGGAGCCTGCCGCACGCGGAGTGA